A stretch of the Archangium violaceum genome encodes the following:
- a CDS encoding response regulator translates to MSANILLVDDSPTVRNILKIYLMNLKMGFVEAEDATRALQLLRLVPVKLVIADINMPGMDGITFVKQVRASPLAQVRDVPVILLTGERGGDLRQRGVDAGANAFINKPVSHHDLTETVRKFLAQN, encoded by the coding sequence TTGAGCGCCAACATCCTCCTCGTGGATGACAGCCCGACCGTACGTAACATCCTCAAGATCTACCTCATGAACCTGAAGATGGGGTTCGTCGAGGCAGAGGATGCGACGCGCGCGTTGCAATTGCTCCGGCTTGTGCCGGTCAAGCTCGTCATCGCCGATATCAACATGCCTGGTATGGACGGCATCACCTTCGTGAAGCAGGTTCGCGCGAGCCCCCTGGCTCAAGTGCGCGACGTCCCGGTCATCCTTCTCACGGGTGAACGGGGCGGGGACCTGCGTCAGCGCGGGGTCGACGCCGGTGCCAATGCGTTCATCAACAAGCCGGTCTCGCATCACGACCTGACAGAGACCGTGCGCAAGTTCCTGGCGCAGAACTGA
- a CDS encoding response regulator, with protein sequence MSLPSLLLVDDSDAILALERAILSGHYALNTASNGKEALEKVNRVQPAAILLDLSMPEMDGDEVLKRLKADPTTSSIPVIIISSEVGRAEACLGLGAELFLAKPFRADELLSAVENALANARRRARQGSMALLRLTVGGLEFAIPLDAVRQVILQPATRPLPLGPGYISEFFELRGQPVCVLDLARRLDVAHQETVEERKLVILEIDGLQLALSVDAVQDPEEYQSSEIERRERVGGAEHGQLRDTLMGMLRAGDRSVPIFDPRAFATQELLREAVHVLRPAGVERSA encoded by the coding sequence GTGAGCCTCCCGTCCCTGCTCCTCGTCGATGACAGTGATGCCATCCTCGCGCTCGAGCGCGCGATCCTCTCCGGCCATTACGCGCTGAACACCGCGAGCAATGGCAAGGAGGCGCTCGAGAAGGTGAACCGCGTGCAGCCCGCGGCCATCCTTCTGGACCTCTCCATGCCCGAGATGGATGGTGACGAGGTCCTCAAGCGACTCAAGGCGGACCCCACCACCTCTTCCATCCCCGTCATCATCATCTCCTCGGAGGTGGGTCGGGCGGAGGCGTGTCTGGGACTTGGCGCGGAGCTCTTCCTGGCCAAGCCCTTCCGGGCCGATGAGTTGTTGAGCGCGGTGGAGAACGCACTGGCCAACGCGCGGCGCCGTGCGCGGCAGGGCTCCATGGCCCTGCTGCGGCTCACGGTGGGGGGGTTGGAGTTCGCCATCCCCCTGGACGCCGTGCGCCAGGTCATCCTCCAGCCCGCCACGCGTCCGCTGCCGTTGGGGCCGGGGTACATCTCCGAGTTCTTCGAGCTGCGGGGCCAGCCGGTGTGCGTGCTGGACCTGGCGCGCCGGCTGGACGTGGCGCACCAGGAGACCGTCGAGGAGCGCAAGCTCGTCATCCTGGAGATCGACGGTCTGCAGCTGGCGCTGAGCGTGGACGCGGTGCAGGACCCGGAGGAGTATCAGTCCTCGGAGATCGAGCGGCGCGAGCGCGTGGGTGGCGCCGAGCACGGTCAGCTCCGGGACACCCTCATGGGCATGCTACGGGCGGGTGATCGCTCGGTGCCCATTTTCGATCCCAGGGCTTTCGCCACCCAGGAGCTGCTGCGCGAGGCGGTACATGTGCTGCGGCCGGCGGGGGTGGAGCGCAGCGCATGA
- the fabI gene encoding enoyl-ACP reductase FabI has protein sequence MLLQGKKLLITGVLTPQSLAYGVAEHALEQGADILLTGFGRARSLTERSAKRLKAGTEVLELDVTNPAHFSALTESLRQRWGRVDGVLHSIAYAPEDALGGNFLNTPWESVQTAFRISAFSLKELSVAVMPLMPQGGSIVTLDFDNRVAWPIYDWMGVCKAALEATVRYLARDLGPKGIRVNALAAGPLATVAAKGIPGFKSLEKGWGTQAPLGWDARKSHDMVARTACALLSDWLPSTTGEMVHVDGGYHAIGAPPVDPNEDKEGGGDAGAPTSAG, from the coding sequence ATGCTGCTGCAGGGCAAGAAGCTCCTCATCACCGGAGTGCTCACCCCCCAGTCGCTCGCCTACGGTGTGGCCGAGCACGCGCTGGAGCAGGGGGCTGACATCCTCCTCACCGGATTCGGCCGGGCGCGCTCGCTCACGGAGCGGAGCGCGAAGCGTCTCAAGGCGGGCACCGAGGTGCTGGAGCTGGACGTCACCAACCCCGCCCATTTCTCCGCCCTCACCGAGTCGCTGCGCCAGCGCTGGGGCCGGGTGGATGGCGTGCTGCACTCCATCGCCTACGCCCCCGAGGACGCGCTCGGCGGCAACTTCCTCAACACTCCCTGGGAGAGCGTCCAGACCGCGTTCCGCATCTCGGCCTTCTCCCTCAAGGAGCTGTCCGTGGCGGTGATGCCGCTGATGCCGCAGGGCGGCTCCATCGTCACGCTGGACTTCGACAACCGCGTGGCCTGGCCCATCTACGACTGGATGGGGGTGTGCAAGGCGGCCCTGGAGGCCACCGTGCGCTACCTGGCGAGGGACCTCGGCCCCAAGGGCATCCGGGTCAACGCCCTGGCCGCCGGCCCGCTGGCCACCGTGGCCGCCAAGGGCATCCCCGGCTTCAAGTCCCTGGAGAAGGGCTGGGGCACCCAGGCACCCCTGGGGTGGGACGCCCGCAAGAGCCACGACATGGTGGCTCGCACTGCGTGTGCGCTCCTTTCGGACTGGCTACCTTCCACCACGGGCGAAATGGTGCACGTGGACGGTGGCTACCACGCCATTGGCGCACCGCCAGTGGACCCGAACGAGGACAAGGAGGGGGGAGGGGATGCCGGCGCTCCTACCTCGGCCGGCTGA
- a CDS encoding 2-oxoglutarate dehydrogenase E1 component: MANFQDSYLSGGNIDFIEGLYARYLEDPSSVDPSWRELFQRNDGAGRPIFNSTLLEPPAPVVPGKDGRGNKPAAAVALAPQTAATVAFEQDMKLQARVDQTISAFRLRGHLRARLDPLGRPRPTLDHVADVGMVDEKHFSAAELEQLVESSNVFPEARVKLKDLLGRLRRTYTASIGVEYMQMLDSERRRWLMRRMEHAENRTEFSVEDQRHILTRLSYAEGFENFLHTKFIGAKRFALDGGEALVPMLDAVLEVGGGMGLKEVVIGMAHRGRLNVLTNILGKQPAQIFSEFEGPQDPKQHMGRGDVKYHMGFSSDHATRTGQSIHLSLAFNPSHLEAVDPVVEGRVRAKQDRSGDTERTKVMPLLIHGDAAFIGQGVVAETLNLAGLEGYKTGGTLHVVINNQVGFTTDPQESRSSIYSTALAQMLDVPVFHVNGDDPEACVHVARLVAEYRQTFKSDVVIDLVCYRRYGHNEGDDPSFTQPEMYEIIRKHPTVRTIYAQQLAEKGRLPAEESEAIKQRCMQEFDAALTRARAHSEFKEPSALEGLWKPYKGGLHKSAPQVTTAVDKETLRAALKKLAEVPEGFNVHRDVERTVLKKRQGMLQSEELQWSEGESLAYATLLSEGYTIRLSGQDCERGTFSHRHAVLHDVKTGDEFVPLRQFPTGRARFDVFNSPLSEMGVLGFEYGYSLDVPDGLILWEAQFGDFANGAQIIIDQFIAAAETKWRRLSGITLLLPHGYEGQGPEHSSARLERFLNLSAEDNIQVVYPTTPAQIFHLLRRQVLRPLRKPLVIMSPKSLLRRPEATSKLDELATGTFQEVILDKVDPAGVTRLLLCSGKVYYDLVKARDERKDDSIAIVRVEQLYPFPFDELAGLVAKMPKLTELFWVQEEPRNSGAWHFMFPRLHDLAAARNQGGPLKLGYIGRAEAASPATGFPQTHNLEQQLIVEEAILRGTKNGR; this comes from the coding sequence ATGGCGAATTTCCAGGACTCGTACCTCTCCGGCGGAAACATCGACTTCATCGAGGGGCTCTACGCGCGCTACCTCGAGGATCCGTCCAGCGTGGACCCGAGCTGGCGCGAGCTGTTCCAGCGCAACGACGGCGCCGGCCGACCCATCTTCAACTCCACCCTGCTCGAGCCACCCGCGCCCGTGGTTCCGGGCAAGGACGGCAGGGGCAACAAGCCCGCCGCCGCGGTCGCACTGGCCCCGCAGACGGCCGCCACGGTCGCCTTCGAGCAGGACATGAAGCTGCAGGCCCGGGTGGACCAGACCATCTCGGCCTTCCGGCTGCGCGGACACCTGCGCGCCCGCCTGGATCCGCTCGGACGTCCCCGCCCGACGCTGGACCACGTGGCCGACGTGGGCATGGTGGACGAGAAGCACTTCTCCGCCGCCGAGCTGGAGCAGCTGGTGGAGAGCTCCAACGTCTTCCCCGAGGCGCGCGTCAAGCTCAAGGACCTGCTCGGCCGGCTGCGCCGCACGTACACCGCCTCCATCGGCGTCGAGTACATGCAGATGCTCGACAGCGAGCGGCGGCGCTGGCTGATGCGGCGCATGGAGCACGCGGAGAACCGCACGGAGTTCTCCGTGGAGGACCAGCGCCACATCCTCACCCGGCTGTCCTACGCCGAGGGCTTCGAGAACTTCCTGCACACCAAGTTCATCGGCGCCAAGCGCTTCGCGCTCGACGGCGGCGAGGCGCTGGTGCCCATGTTGGATGCCGTGCTCGAGGTGGGCGGCGGCATGGGGCTCAAGGAGGTCGTCATCGGCATGGCCCACCGCGGCCGCCTCAACGTGCTGACGAACATCCTGGGCAAGCAGCCCGCGCAGATCTTCAGCGAGTTCGAGGGCCCGCAGGATCCCAAGCAGCACATGGGCCGCGGCGACGTGAAGTACCACATGGGTTTCAGCTCGGACCATGCCACGCGCACCGGGCAGAGCATCCACCTGTCGCTGGCCTTCAACCCCAGCCACCTCGAGGCGGTGGACCCGGTGGTGGAGGGGCGCGTGCGCGCCAAGCAGGATCGCAGCGGGGACACCGAGCGCACCAAGGTGATGCCGCTGCTCATCCACGGTGACGCGGCCTTCATCGGCCAGGGCGTGGTGGCCGAGACGCTCAACCTCGCCGGGCTCGAGGGCTACAAGACGGGCGGCACCCTGCACGTCGTCATCAACAACCAGGTGGGCTTCACCACCGACCCGCAGGAGTCGCGCAGCTCCATCTACTCCACGGCGCTCGCCCAGATGCTGGACGTGCCCGTCTTCCACGTGAACGGGGATGACCCCGAGGCGTGCGTCCACGTGGCGCGCCTGGTCGCCGAGTACCGGCAGACCTTCAAGAGCGACGTCGTCATCGACCTGGTGTGCTACCGCCGCTACGGCCACAACGAGGGCGATGACCCCTCGTTCACGCAGCCGGAGATGTACGAGATCATCCGCAAGCACCCGACCGTGCGGACGATCTACGCGCAGCAGCTGGCGGAGAAGGGCCGCCTCCCCGCGGAGGAGTCCGAGGCGATCAAGCAGCGCTGCATGCAGGAGTTCGACGCGGCGCTCACCCGCGCCCGCGCGCACAGCGAGTTCAAGGAGCCGAGCGCGCTCGAGGGCCTGTGGAAGCCCTACAAGGGCGGGCTCCACAAGAGCGCCCCGCAGGTGACCACGGCGGTGGACAAGGAGACGCTGCGCGCGGCCCTGAAGAAGCTGGCCGAGGTGCCCGAGGGCTTCAACGTCCACCGCGACGTGGAGCGCACGGTGCTCAAGAAGCGCCAGGGCATGCTCCAGTCGGAGGAGCTGCAGTGGAGCGAGGGCGAGTCGCTGGCCTACGCCACGCTGCTCTCCGAGGGCTACACCATCCGCCTGAGCGGCCAGGACTGCGAGCGCGGCACCTTCAGCCACCGCCACGCCGTGCTGCACGACGTGAAGACGGGCGACGAGTTCGTCCCCCTGCGGCAGTTCCCCACCGGCAGGGCCCGCTTCGACGTCTTCAACAGCCCGCTGTCGGAGATGGGCGTGCTGGGCTTCGAGTACGGCTACAGCCTCGACGTGCCGGACGGCCTCATCCTCTGGGAGGCCCAGTTCGGTGACTTCGCCAACGGCGCGCAGATCATCATCGACCAGTTCATCGCCGCGGCGGAGACCAAGTGGCGGCGGCTCAGCGGCATCACCCTGCTCCTGCCGCACGGCTACGAGGGCCAGGGCCCGGAGCACTCCAGCGCGCGTCTGGAGCGCTTCCTCAACCTGTCCGCCGAGGACAACATCCAGGTCGTCTACCCCACCACGCCCGCGCAGATCTTCCACCTGCTGCGGCGCCAGGTGCTGCGCCCGCTGCGCAAGCCGCTCGTGATCATGTCGCCCAAGAGCCTGCTGCGCCGCCCCGAGGCGACGAGCAAGCTGGACGAGCTGGCCACCGGCACCTTCCAGGAGGTCATCCTGGACAAGGTGGACCCGGCCGGCGTGACGCGGCTGCTCCTGTGCTCGGGCAAGGTCTACTACGACCTGGTCAAGGCCCGGGACGAGCGCAAGGACGACTCCATCGCCATCGTGCGCGTGGAGCAGCTCTACCCGTTCCCCTTCGACGAGCTGGCAGGCCTCGTCGCGAAGATGCCGAAGCTCACCGAGCTCTTCTGGGTGCAAGAGGAGCCCCGGAACTCGGGCGCCTGGCACTTCATGTTCCCCCGCCTGCACGACCTGGCCGCCGCGCGGAACCAGGGCGGTCCGCTGAAGCTGGGCTACATCGGACGCGCGGAAGCCGCCAGCCCCGCCACCGGCTTCCCGCAGACGCACAACCTGGAGCAGCAGCTCATCGTCGAGGAAGCCATCCTCCGAGGAACCAAGAATGGCCGTTGA